The sequence TCGCTCATACTCATTGCATATTCTCCTATTACCAGCTAGCTTTAGTCATGCCCGGAATCTCACCACGCATGGCGATTTCACGGAGCTTAATACGGCCCAGACCGAACTTGCGGAAAGTGCCACGTGGACGACCAGTCAAGGCGCAACGATTACGTTGACGAGTCGGATTCGAGTTACGTGGCAGCGCTTGCAATTTCAAGCGAG is a genomic window of Glaciimonas sp. CA11.2 containing:
- the rpsN gene encoding 30S ribosomal protein S14 — translated: MAKLALINREQKRADLVKKFAGKRAELKAIIDDQSKSEEERYEARLKLQALPRNSNPTRQRNRCALTGRPRGTFRKFGLGRIKLREIAMRGEIPGMTKASW